The following coding sequences are from one Lycium ferocissimum isolate CSIRO_LF1 chromosome 3, AGI_CSIRO_Lferr_CH_V1, whole genome shotgun sequence window:
- the LOC132051145 gene encoding transcription factor FER-LIKE IRON DEFICIENCY-INDUCED TRANSCRIPTION FACTOR-like: MESGANALTMPMENVNDIGLINFMDEANFEQFIELIRGETADPIVKFCPNYECEHLTGCFASSDVQFEPTPMDIFDWNATNMSDPISLYTSLPGEIKIHREEDEDEDEDEEDNDCGESSATTNTTTTTRVTPPTPTKKSGRTDRSRTLISERKRRGRMKEKLYALRSLVPNITKMDKASIIGDAILYVQGLQSQSELLKAEISGLESSVSGMNNNQGGQFLNTKKMNFTSQFAAIKRISKMDVFQVEEKGFYVKLVCNKGRYVAASLFKALESLSGFNVQSSNLATSADDYSLTFTLNVRECEVDMNLANLKLWIASAFLNQGFDFETLPLA, translated from the exons ATGGAGAGTGGTGCTAATGCATTAACAATGCCAATGGAAAATGTTAACGATATTGGGCTTATTAATTTCATGGACGAGGCTAATTTTGAACAATTTATTGAGCTCATTAGGGGTGAAACAGCTGACCCTATTGTGAAATTTTGTCCAAACTATGAATGTGAACACCTTACAGGTTGTTTTGCTTCATCCGACGTCCAATTTGAGCCAACACCAATGGATATATTTGATTGGAATGCTACAAATATGTCCGATCCGATTTCATTGTATACTTCCCTTCCTGGAGAAATTAAGATCCACCGGGAAGAGGACGAGGATGAGGATGAGGATGAGGAAGACAATGATTGTGGTGAATCTTCTGCCACAACGAATACTACCACCACCACGAGGGTGACACCACCAACACCTACAAAGAAGAGCGGGAGGACTGACCGGTCAAGAACTTTGATTTCCGAGCGAAAAAGGAGAGGAAGAATGAAGGAGAAACTTTACGCTTTGCGATCCTTAGTTCCTAATATCACTAAG ATGGATAAAGCCTCCATAATTGGCGATGCAATATTATATGTACAAGGACTCCAATCGCAATCAGAGTTACTAAAGGCAGAAATATCAGGTCTTGAATCATCAGTAAGTGGAATGAATAACAATCAAGGTGGACAATTTCTAAATACCAAGAAAATGAATTTCACGAGTCAATTTGCAGCAATCAAGAGGATCTCTAAG ATGGACGTTTTTCAAGTAGAAGAAAAGGGTTTTTACGTGAAGTTAGTATGCAACAAGGGACGTTACGTTGCAGCTTCTCTATTCAAAGCTCTTGAGTCTCTTTCTGGATTCAATGTTCAAAGCTCCAACTTGGCTACTTCTGCTGATGATTATAGTTTGACATTCACTCTTAAT GTTAGAGAATGTGAAGTGGATATGAACTTGGCCAATCTGAAGCTATGGATAGCTAGTGCTTTTCTTAATCAAGGGTTTGACTTCGAGACATTACCATTGGCCTAA